A genomic stretch from Rubripirellula reticaptiva includes:
- a CDS encoding FliO/MopB family protein → MMSNSSRFPLLFLLVAISIGISHRTVSAQEMGTASVYARGSAMTVSNSGSTRGPISADPPTRMLDGKPTKFPAFHPQSELTKAEGESADEPKNHFAIPAVTVTSSLAVVLGLFAAMVWLTRKFGSRSIAPGAIPRDVVEHLGSSPIDARTRLTMIRCGSRILVLSQTATEVRQLSEITDPEEVRRLTAACLGDSKRNFASTLQSIEKEPATPGFTSEPQSFQTPAAETPRSRGRLFSTTA, encoded by the coding sequence ATGATGTCTAATTCCTCTCGATTTCCGTTGCTGTTTCTGCTGGTCGCGATTTCGATCGGGATCAGCCATCGGACAGTCAGTGCCCAGGAAATGGGGACCGCATCGGTCTACGCTCGTGGCAGCGCGATGACTGTTTCAAACTCTGGCTCGACCAGAGGGCCAATTTCAGCTGATCCGCCAACGCGAATGCTCGATGGAAAGCCCACCAAGTTTCCCGCGTTCCATCCGCAATCGGAATTGACCAAAGCGGAGGGCGAATCGGCTGACGAGCCCAAGAATCATTTTGCCATTCCTGCGGTGACCGTGACGTCGAGTCTGGCCGTTGTGCTGGGGTTGTTCGCCGCAATGGTTTGGTTGACTCGGAAGTTCGGGTCGCGTTCGATCGCGCCGGGCGCGATTCCTCGTGACGTTGTCGAACATCTTGGAAGTTCGCCGATCGACGCGCGGACTCGCTTGACCATGATTCGATGTGGCAGCCGAATTTTGGTGCTGTCGCAAACGGCCACCGAAGTCCGTCAGCTATCGGAAATTACCGATCCCGAGGAAGTTCGCCGATTGACGGCTGCGTGTTTGGGCGATTCCAAACGCAACTTTGCCAGCACCTTGCAGTCGATCGAAAAAGAACCTGCCACACCAGGTTTTACCAGCGAGCCGCAGTCGTTCCAAACGCCTGCGGCTGAAACGCCTCGTTCGCGAGGCCGTTTGTTTTCGACAACCGCATAG
- a CDS encoding dihydrolipoamide acetyltransferase codes for MADEANVTEEATESEAGAPASGGGGRTLIIAFVAVVILLETAMFFFFVPSAEDVSALAEAKLIKSVQEGEVEAEEQASDENKVVEFQLGMYGEIFSPHDTERTYRVELDLYGLIRKKNEDTMKEEFGTKEGRLRNVIRMKIRNSSMEELGENNLGLLERGILTKCNHLLEEDLLLGVGFKSYQLIEQ; via the coding sequence ATGGCAGATGAAGCAAACGTAACCGAAGAAGCAACCGAATCGGAAGCTGGTGCACCGGCGAGCGGTGGCGGTGGCCGAACGCTGATCATTGCGTTCGTCGCGGTCGTGATCTTGTTAGAAACCGCAATGTTCTTTTTCTTCGTTCCAAGCGCCGAAGATGTTAGCGCTCTGGCCGAAGCAAAGCTGATCAAATCGGTCCAAGAAGGTGAGGTCGAAGCGGAAGAACAAGCGTCCGACGAGAATAAAGTCGTTGAATTTCAATTGGGAATGTACGGCGAAATCTTCAGCCCGCACGATACGGAACGAACCTACCGGGTCGAACTGGATTTGTACGGACTGATCCGCAAAAAGAACGAAGATACGATGAAAGAAGAGTTCGGAACCAAAGAGGGCCGGCTTCGCAACGTCATTCGTATGAAAATTCGAAACAGCTCGATGGAAGAACTGGGCGAAAACAATTTGGGCTTGCTCGAACGTGGGATTTTGACGAAATGTAACCACTTACTCGAAGAAGACCTGTTGCTAGGCGTCGGGTTTAAGTCCTATCAACTGATCGAACAGTAA
- a CDS encoding motility protein A, with amino-acid sequence MDIASLVGVLLAVGLIVGSIAMGNAPFSAFIDIPSFLVVCGGAVAAALIAFPLGSMLKSPMIMLKVLLNKGEDRLALIKQIVELAETARRDGLLALESKVADISNPLVKTGIQMAVDGSTPEIVEEVLRTEVEAIQCRHREGKGIMDQLGRFAPAYGMIGTLMGLIMMLQDMSDPSGIGAGMAVALITTLYGAIVANVVCCPFAEKLGLISRNEVISLEIAIRGVMAIQSGESPRAIDQKLRTFLPPKQREAE; translated from the coding sequence ACGCACCATTTTCTGCGTTCATTGACATTCCATCGTTCTTGGTGGTGTGTGGTGGTGCAGTCGCAGCCGCGCTGATCGCATTCCCGCTGGGCAGCATGTTGAAGTCGCCGATGATCATGTTGAAGGTCTTGCTCAACAAAGGCGAAGACCGGTTGGCCCTGATCAAGCAGATCGTCGAACTTGCCGAAACGGCTCGTCGCGACGGATTGTTGGCACTGGAGTCCAAGGTTGCTGATATTTCAAATCCTTTGGTAAAAACCGGCATCCAAATGGCTGTCGACGGCAGCACGCCTGAGATTGTCGAAGAGGTGCTGCGGACCGAAGTCGAGGCAATCCAGTGTCGCCACCGCGAAGGTAAAGGCATCATGGACCAACTTGGCCGGTTTGCACCTGCCTACGGGATGATCGGGACTCTGATGGGGCTGATCATGATGCTTCAAGACATGTCGGACCCCTCGGGGATCGGTGCTGGTATGGCGGTCGCGTTGATCACGACGCTCTACGGCGCTATCGTCGCCAACGTGGTTTGTTGTCCATTTGCCGAAAAGCTAGGACTGATCAGCCGCAACGAAGTCATCAGTCTTGAAATCGCGATTCGTGGAGTCATGGCGATCCAGTCGGGCGAAAGTCCACGAGCGATCGACCAAAAACTGCGCACATTCCTGCCTCCTAAACAACGCGAAGCCGAGTAA
- a CDS encoding OmpA/MotB family protein, whose protein sequence is MDQEEDVIGIPEWVVTFGDMMSLLLTFFIMLVSLSEIKEEETYQALVDSMQQQFGYAKTLDALAPGDARPRSTAFKPLATTGRAKKKDTANGGVPEKAPTGEEPLVRIIRPGQVTAVGSVVFFEIGSDTISRSAEAVLVDLASQLRGKPQKIEVRGHVSAEFAARTEGSDEAVMLGIRRASVVQRYLINQAGINPHRFRISSAADSEPMSRGGQGKSISKNARVEVFMLDETVDDLAGTADERNAATIKVGDSSQEKQ, encoded by the coding sequence ATGGACCAAGAAGAAGATGTCATCGGCATCCCGGAATGGGTTGTGACGTTCGGCGACATGATGAGTCTGTTGTTGACGTTCTTCATCATGTTGGTGTCGCTTAGCGAGATCAAGGAAGAGGAAACGTACCAGGCGCTTGTCGATTCAATGCAGCAACAATTCGGCTATGCGAAAACGCTTGACGCTCTAGCGCCTGGCGATGCACGGCCACGCAGTACCGCATTCAAGCCGCTGGCAACGACCGGTCGAGCCAAGAAAAAGGACACCGCCAACGGTGGTGTTCCTGAAAAGGCACCCACAGGCGAAGAACCACTCGTTCGCATTATCCGTCCAGGGCAAGTCACCGCCGTGGGATCGGTTGTGTTTTTCGAAATCGGTTCGGACACGATCTCCCGATCTGCCGAAGCGGTACTCGTAGACCTCGCCTCGCAGTTGCGCGGCAAACCACAAAAAATTGAAGTTCGCGGTCACGTTTCGGCTGAGTTCGCCGCACGTACCGAGGGATCGGACGAGGCGGTGATGCTGGGCATCCGACGAGCTTCAGTTGTGCAGCGTTACTTGATCAATCAGGCGGGAATCAACCCGCACCGATTTCGAATTTCTTCCGCCGCCGATAGCGAACCGATGAGTCGCGGTGGACAAGGTAAGTCGATTTCCAAAAATGCTCGGGTCGAAGTCTTCATGCTCGATGAGACCGTGGACGACTTGGCCGGGACCGCAGATGAGCGTAACGCCGCGACCATCAAAGTTGGCGATTCAAGCCAGGAGAAACAGTAA
- the fliN gene encoding flagellar motor switch protein FliN — protein sequence MADPTDEPKDGALQAGEPTASEAKADVADAPKPIDADDKKHLNTDDIEKLLNQASESLDEAVGGNVSTEAKPSPFSFNDLAADSSPAERAPIELLGEVEMDLRIELGRTQMRLEEVLQLRSGSVVALDKLAGDPVDIFVNGRLIARGEVLVMNDNFCIRVTELVGA from the coding sequence ATGGCTGATCCGACCGACGAGCCTAAAGACGGCGCACTCCAAGCTGGTGAACCCACCGCTAGCGAAGCAAAAGCCGACGTCGCCGATGCGCCCAAACCCATTGATGCCGACGATAAGAAACATCTCAACACCGACGATATCGAAAAACTGCTCAATCAAGCTTCCGAGTCGCTCGATGAAGCGGTCGGCGGAAATGTTTCGACCGAAGCCAAGCCGTCACCGTTCAGTTTCAATGATCTCGCTGCCGATTCTTCACCGGCTGAACGTGCGCCAATCGAATTGCTCGGCGAAGTCGAGATGGATCTGCGCATTGAGCTTGGCCGCACGCAAATGCGTCTGGAAGAAGTTCTTCAGCTTCGTAGCGGCAGTGTGGTTGCGTTGGACAAATTAGCGGGTGATCCGGTCGACATCTTTGTCAACGGCCGATTGATCGCTCGCGGAGAAGTCTTGGTGATGAACGACAATTTCTGTATACGAGTCACTGAACTGGTCGGCGCCTGA
- a CDS encoding alpha/beta hydrolase, which produces MKFNLASIRILFFCLCMASVGTAAEPVTLRLWANGAPDVTADQDGDTPDLIITKVESDVPTAGVIILPGGGYGGHAMDHEGHQFAAWFESLGVSSAICTYRLRGKGNDGKGYGHPAPMLDAQRAIQTMRTNAQQWNIDPNRIGVIGFSAGGHLCSTVSTQFHDANADANDPIDRVSSRPDFSILCYPVITMDPSFTHGGSRRNLLGKNPDSDLAKSLSNETRVTSQTPPTFLFHTVEDKAVPVQNSLRYFDALIEHGVASELHVFPHGHHGLGLAANTPGASQWPTLCENWLRELGVVTVK; this is translated from the coding sequence ATGAAATTCAATTTGGCTTCTATCCGCATTCTGTTTTTTTGTCTGTGCATGGCGTCCGTTGGAACAGCCGCCGAACCAGTGACGCTGCGGCTTTGGGCGAACGGTGCTCCCGATGTCACCGCCGACCAGGATGGCGATACGCCTGACTTGATCATCACCAAAGTCGAATCCGACGTGCCGACGGCGGGCGTGATCATTTTACCGGGCGGCGGCTATGGCGGTCATGCGATGGACCACGAGGGGCATCAGTTCGCCGCTTGGTTCGAATCGCTTGGCGTGTCATCGGCAATTTGCACCTACCGGCTTCGCGGCAAAGGAAACGACGGCAAGGGATACGGTCACCCAGCGCCGATGCTGGACGCCCAGCGGGCCATTCAAACCATGCGAACCAACGCACAGCAGTGGAACATCGACCCGAACCGTATCGGAGTGATTGGATTCTCGGCCGGCGGGCATTTGTGCTCGACAGTATCCACGCAATTCCATGACGCGAATGCCGATGCGAACGATCCCATTGACCGAGTGTCCTCGCGTCCCGACTTTTCCATTTTGTGCTATCCGGTGATCACGATGGATCCGTCATTCACCCACGGCGGAAGCCGCCGAAACTTGCTAGGCAAAAATCCTGACTCCGATCTGGCCAAGTCATTGTCCAACGAGACTCGCGTGACCTCGCAAACGCCACCGACGTTCCTGTTTCACACGGTCGAAGACAAAGCCGTTCCGGTCCAGAATAGTCTGCGATACTTTGACGCCCTGATCGAGCATGGCGTAGCATCGGAGCTACACGTCTTTCCGCACGGCCACCACGGATTGGGGCTAGCCGCCAACACACCAGGCGCGTCCCAGTGGCCAACACTTTGTGAAAATTGGCTTCGAGAATTGGGTGTAGTTACCGTCAAGTAG